From Streptomyces sp. NBC_01460, a single genomic window includes:
- a CDS encoding type Z 30S ribosomal protein S14, whose translation MAKKALIAKAARKPKFGVRGYTRCQRCGRPHSVYRKFGLCRVCLREMAHRGELPGVTKSSW comes from the coding sequence GTGGCGAAGAAGGCTCTGATCGCTAAGGCCGCCCGTAAGCCGAAGTTCGGCGTGCGCGGTTACACCCGCTGCCAGCGCTGCGGCCGGCCCCACTCCGTCTACCGCAAGTTCGGCCTGTGCCGCGTGTGCCTTCGTGAGATGGCTCACCGTGGCGAGCTGCCGGGCGTGACCAAGAGCTCCTGGTAA
- the rplX gene encoding 50S ribosomal protein L24, which produces MKIKKGDLVQVITGKDKGKQGKVIVAFPAQDRVLVEGVNRVKKHTKAGQTARGSQTGGIVTTEAPIHVSNVQLVVEKDGNKVVTRVGYRFDDEGKKIRVAKRTGEDI; this is translated from the coding sequence ATGAAGATCAAGAAGGGCGACCTGGTTCAGGTCATCACCGGTAAGGACAAGGGCAAGCAGGGCAAGGTCATCGTTGCCTTCCCCGCTCAGGACCGCGTCCTCGTCGAGGGTGTCAACCGGGTCAAGAAGCACACCAAGGCCGGTCAGACGGCTCGCGGTTCGCAGACGGGTGGCATTGTCACCACCGAGGCCCCGATCCACGTCAGCAACGTTCAGCTGGTCGTGGAGAAGGACGGCAACAAGGTCGTCACCCGCGTCGGCTACCGCTTTGACGACGAGGGCAAGAAGATCCGCGTTGCCAAGCGGACCGGTGAGGACATCTGA
- the rplE gene encoding 50S ribosomal protein L5, with protein MTTTTAPRLKTRYREEIAGKLREEFSYENVMQVPGLVKIVVNMGVGDAARDSKLIDGAVRDLTTITGQKPAVTKARKSIAQFKLREGQPIGCHVTLRGDRMWEFLDRTLSLALPRIRDFRGLSPKQFDGRGNYTFGLTEQVMFHEIDQDKIDRVRGMDITVVTTATNDDEGRALLRHLGFPFKEN; from the coding sequence ATGACGACCACCACTGCGCCGCGTCTCAAGACGCGCTACCGCGAGGAAATCGCCGGCAAGCTGCGTGAGGAGTTCTCGTACGAGAACGTCATGCAGGTTCCCGGTCTGGTCAAGATCGTGGTCAACATGGGTGTGGGCGACGCCGCCCGCGACTCCAAGCTGATCGACGGTGCCGTCAGGGACCTCACCACGATCACCGGCCAGAAGCCCGCCGTCACGAAGGCCCGCAAGTCGATCGCGCAGTTCAAGCTGCGCGAGGGGCAGCCGATCGGCTGCCACGTCACCCTCCGTGGTGACCGCATGTGGGAGTTCCTGGACCGTACGCTGTCGCTCGCGCTTCCGCGTATCCGTGACTTCCGCGGTCTGTCGCCGAAGCAGTTCGACGGCCGTGGCAACTACACCTTCGGTCTCACGGAGCAGGTCATGTTCCACGAGATCGACCAGGACAAGATCGACCGGGTCCGGGGCATGGACATCACCGTGGTCACCACGGCGACCAACGACGACGAGGGTCGTGCCCTGCTTCGTCACCTCGGCTTCCCGTTCAAGGAGAACTGA